A single genomic interval of Aphelocoma coerulescens isolate FSJ_1873_10779 unplaced genomic scaffold, UR_Acoe_1.0 HiC_scaffold_56, whole genome shotgun sequence harbors:
- the LOC138101892 gene encoding zinc finger protein 154-like, whose amino-acid sequence MEEEEKPQRCHTRRGCKHSPDRSKEERAPLGQEGSRRSRQSSELGEKPQGREKPHKCLECGMGFRWSSNLIRHQRIHTGERLYKCGKCGKSFTNSSKLIQHQVIHTGERPYQCLACGKSFRQSSSLWTHQRIHTGERPYECSECGKRFPTSSDLLKHQRIHTDERPFRCPDCGKGFKRNSHLIRHRRIHTGERPYECPQCGKSFSSSSTLTQHQRRHR is encoded by the coding sequence atggaggaggaggaaaagccccagagATGCCacacgaggaggggctgcaaacacagcccagacagatccaaggaggaaagagccccccTTGGCCAGGAAGGCAGCCGGAGatccaggcagagctcagagctgggggaaaagcctcagggcagggagaagccccacaagtgcttggaatgtgggatgggcttcagatggagctccaacctgatcaggcaccagaggatccacactggggagaggctcTACAAGTGTgggaaatgtgggaagagcttcaccaACAGCTCTAAGCTGATCCAGCACCAGGtgatccacaccggggaacggccctatCAGTGCTTAgcatgtgggaagagcttccgccagagctccagcctgtggacacaccagcgcatccacactggggagaggccctacgagtgttctgagtgtgggaagaggtttccgACCAGCTCCGATCTCCTGAAACATCAgcgcattcacacggatgagaggcccttccgctgccccgactgcgggaagggcttcaaacgcaactcccacctcatcagacaccggcgcatccacaccggggagaggccctacgagtgtccccagtgtgggaagagcttctccagcagctctaccttgacccaacaccaacggaggcaccgctaa